One Haliaeetus albicilla chromosome 20, bHalAlb1.1, whole genome shotgun sequence genomic window, CTGCCCTGGACAATGActggtttttttaagcaattcACTTTGAGCGGTTTTCGACCTTTCTTTTGGGGATGAAGAAAGGCATGAAAGGTTTACCTCCACACCATGccaaggtaggaaaaaaaaaaaaaagaaaaaagtagctGCCAGTGCCATAGGCAAGGCTGCTCATTTAACCTTAACTCAATTCCATTATGGACCCAGTCTCTAAGCACAGCTAGACTGCCTTCACGCATGAGCTGGGCTTTTTGTCTGAGTTGCCCTACGTCGGCTTTAGGACAGGCAGCTCAAGGAGCCCTGCAGGCTCCCCACTGCACGGAGGTAGCCCTGGAGTCTTCCTCACACAGCTCCCCGGGCCTTGCCTTGGAGTCTCCTGTTGAAGAGGGCACCTTCCTATTTTTTCTAGCTCATGGCACCCTGATGGGTATTTAATTGTTCCTACCATTTAGCTAGCTGAAGGGTGCTTAGAGATTACAGGTCTGATTGAGAGCAGCTGTTAACACTCCCTATCACAGCTATGTAAAGAGCTATAAAATGCTAATCAAAGCTCTCCAAAGCCCAAACTGGATGTGTGAAATAGGGCAATCTGGgagtttttctttcacaaaacagTAGCCATCCTGCCCCGGTGTCTCCTTGTCTCCAAAATCTCTGAGTCTTCAACACTGTCCCTTCACCAGGGTGATTTTGATCTATCTCAATCCGTCCTAATTGGTTTCTTTTGGATTACACATCAGTCATCTGTCATGAACCCGTACGGTGCACAGCTGCTCTTCTAAGCATCTCTCCACTTCCCTGGATcagtcattttcctttctcttgatCCATACTGGAGCCAAATCAGTCCCTTTTGCATTCCTCTAACTAGCAGGAGAGTAAAGTAATTGCTTTTAGGGTGGCAGCCCAAGACAGCAAATACTATCCTCTGCTATCAGCTCCTGACTCCTGGGCTAATGCAAAGTCATAACACAAACTGCAGTTTGATTGACTTTTccttcccagcctctcctccagGCAGTCCAGCTTCTCTGAAGAAGTAGCTTGCTTGGGTTCAAATCTTCCCTCGTTGAAATACCCACCCAAAGTCATATttcctggaggagctggggaagatGCTATGGATCTTCTCCAGCCTCTAAGTGTCCTGCTTCTAACCCTAGTCTAGAGTAAATCATGCTGCAGATTTGCCACAGCCTGAGTCCTTCTCATGTTAAGAACAGTCCTTAGTGGTGCACAGGAATCAGTCCTTTGCTCCCAGATGAGTTTGCTGATCCTGCCAGATTATTTGAACCCCAACTCTATGGGTCATAGACACCTATGGTCTTCGGAGGGTCATGTCACCCTATAAATAGCCAAACAGCTGCTCAGTCTCTGTTATTTTGGCTTTAATTTCTGTTGCCATACATTAAACAGTAATAACCTAGTAATTTTCCCCTCACCTTACAAGGCAATTGTGAAGATATACTAATAACAGCTAACATAGACAACCTTAAAATTACTTGAATAATTCCTCCTCTGCATGCAAAATATAAGGGACAGAGCTGGAAACTGAAGTTAGAGGGGAAAGGGCAGCAAGCACTGTCCTTTCTGTGTTTGGGACGAGATGGTGCTCTATGAAAAACTATAATCCACGATCACTTCAGTAGGTTGCCTGTTAACATGCCATAAGGGCCAGTCTACAACTCACACATGATATCTTAATTTGGGTATTTGCCAGCTTTTGATTGTCAACAGTCACCAAATTTGTTATTTCAATGCTGATCCTTGGATAAATACTGTATGTAGAATGAGGCAGGCATTAAAATAGCCTCAATAAGACCACAagacacacaggaaaaaaaaaaaagtaatttttttttttaaagactggtTCAAATTAAAAACACTTGTGTTATCTTCAGTATTTATACAAAAAGCTTGGTTGTTGAGCTACCACAGGTCCCAAGCAGCAGATGCAAGGGCACATCACAGACCCGAATGTAGCTCCCTCTTCCATGTCCTTTCTCCACCTTTCAAGCAAGGTCAACCTTCCTCCACTGTGGTCACCTCCCAGCAAGGATTTCAGGGAACCAAAACTCCTTCCCAACTTATCAAGGCAGAAACACAACAAGCTATCAGAAGCCAGGGTTGGCCGGAGGGACTTCCACCACCTTTTGGCTGCTCGGGGAGGctttctggggaaaagagacttCTTATTTGAGGTGCAGGTCAATATAACACACAGCATTAAAATGAGTCAAAAGTAAATCTTTTCCTGTATGATATATATAATCTAACGAGCTCTTATAGTCCCTGGGTTTCAGTACAGCTAAACAGAAGGGAATTAGTTTAGACCTCTAGTGTTCTGTCTGCAAAAACCTGCCAACTTTCCCATTAAGGAGGAAAAGTGTCTGTGGGCGAATTACATTCATTTCCCAAAGCTgctccttgggaaaaaaaaagaaattccatttatGAATAAATTCAAACAGCATGTCTCTTCCTTTCTAAACATCCCTATTTATACTACTAGCAGGTGACCGGTTTGCTGGAGAACATTGGAGGAACACAGTGACAACTTCCAGTCACAGATCAGACATCGCAAGAGGGTCAGTGCCAGAAACGGTTAAGTTAAGTTTATTTCTAATGATCACACATTGCCTTGATTTAGgatttatttcttatttggGATTTGAGAACTAACTTCTGGCAGCAACAAGTAAGTAAATGATCACCACCTGGCATACAAAAAAGGCTGTCAAAGCTGCCTCCTTACCTCCTGCAGAAACTTCTCGCTCATTGGACCGAAGTGATGGCCAGGGGGCCTGATTCCTGACACCACCAGTCCAGAACTGAAGAGTCTTGGCTTCTGCAGGTCAGGTTTAAATTTGTCGTACAGGATGCTGGTGGGCTTCGCCTCCCCTCCGTTGGATACCTTCTGCTCCGTAGAGATGGGCATGCCACACGCAGGGCTACCAAAGGGCAGCCCTGCTGGTGCAAACGAAGGGTCGAGCTGCTCTATCGAACGAGGGTTTCTCCTAATATATGTGATGATTTTAGGTCTCACGGGTTTGGGCCTGGGTATGGCAGGTTTCATCTCGACactttcttccagtttttcaCTGCAGTCACTGTCCACACCCGCCTTATCTGCGAGGGAGCCCTTGGAGTGGACCAGGATAGGTTTGGGGATGGCACTGCTGCAAGCAGTCTTGATAGGCACTTTAGGGGATATGTTTAATAACTGCGTATTGTCAATGGGAGGTAGGACTGAGGAAGGTGACAGTTTGTCAACGTGAAGTGCATAAAGGTCCTTCAAATTACTGTTTGATAGCGTGGGCTGACTATTAACATCCAGCGTTGCCACCGGGCGCACAGGCGTTGGGACACATAAAAAGGCATCAGCCTTTGCCGAAACATTACAGCTTTCTGGCGCTTCACAGCTCTCTGGTGCGTCCTCTGGAAGATGTTTCTGTGCATTAGCTGTCTTTTTACTTGGAACTGAAAAGTCCAAGGTTTCTGCATCACTGTCGCGGTTGTCAGGTCGTTGGTTTGATACTGTCTCTGCACTGCGCACTCTATGCTGATCTGAGAGATCAGAAGCAGGCACAGCAGCATCCTCAGTGCTTCCTTTGACTAGCATCAGTTTATTCTCATTAGCTTTCAAAGGTTTGCTGTCAGGTAGATTAGTATTATGTGTAAGACATATCTGTTCACCAACTGTTTCAGCGCAACCTGCGTCAACTTCttgtaaattttcattttttctagGTGTCACTTTGCCACTGGATTTACTACTGCAGGTGAGCGAGAATATTGTTTCCACTTCTTCGTCAGTAAAATATTCCTCACCAGCCTGGCTAGTTGCCCTGTTGCCACTGTCATtgcttcctctcccttccccaccgATGGTGACGTTATCACTTAGCAATTTGTCATCAGGATAGGTTACCACCTGGCTTGACAATGGATCCCCTACTTTATTACAGGCGTCTTGAAAATGGGATATTTGAAATTTTGATGCATCAGACCCAGAGCCTTTCTGTTCCTGCATTGCTGTGTTTTCATCTTTTGAACATCCCAGGAACTCCACCAGCATAATTCTCTCAATCTTCTGTTGACACACAGGTTTAGACTGTAGAGATGGTGCAGTCTTAAGCTCcagttttttacttttattaccCTGACCTAATTGTGCTTCTGATTTACTAGCAATCTCATTGGGCTTAACAGCTGAATGTTGAGAATGAGAAGTATGCAGTGTGCTTTCAACGTTAACATTTGGTACATTTTCTGGTTTACTTATTTTCTTGTTCCCTGAGGTAGGTGGTTTggaataaaatacagtattttcctCTGAGGTATTGTCAAGTGGATGAAACACCATCCCAAGAAAATGATCCGTGGATGTTTTTTGTgatttctctgtatttcctATCAAATGGTGTGACCTGTCGATGGAGTCCAATGATGCAGAAAGCAGACGTTTACACGACACGCGGCCAACGCAGTCTTTTGCGAATGTTTCAGATTGAGGAGAGAATTTACTTGGTCTTCCCAAAGAAAGCCTTTTTATTCTCTCCATCTCCACAGTCCTGGGCATTTTACCCTTCGAAAAGTTCTGGGTGAAATCAACATCGCCTTTGGAAGTAACCTCCAGGTTGGCATCATTTGTGCTACTTTTTAAATTGGACAGACTTTGTCCTCGGCTAATCCTGTTATGCCTTGATATATCCTTAGCTTCGCTGGTCCTACAATCTTTCCCCATTTCCCTGCTTGTGGTATAGGGCAGCTTACTTTCTTGTACACTGGTGTGACAGGTCTGAGAGTCTTTGAAGGTCAGAAGTTTATTCTGTTCTGTATTCAGATGAGTAACTTTCTCTGACCCTCCAGAGTGTATATTCCCACTCTCATCTGTCAAATCATGTTTCTTAATATCCCCTTCAGCAGTTCTAACTTTTGTCACAATTTGGTTGGCATTGGTATCCCCCACACTCATTAtgctttcattattattttttatttcgCTGCGGTTGTCCTGAAGTTGGGCATAACATGACTTGTTTGGGATTAACGGAGCACTCATTTTGAAGTTTCAGGTGACTGCTTTTTTGGCAGCCGTAATTaataagaaatctttttttttttcccctatcagGTTAACTATTATGCATGCTTCGGTTATACATTTAAATTATAAACTGATCAGTAGAAAATTCCTCGTCAGAAAGCTTGGAGTCTTTTGTCAGAGTCACATTTTTGTGCTGCTCAGTTGTCTTCCATGCAGCCTCTGGGCCTAGGAAATCTTTATGACATGCAGTAGAGAGGTTCAACGAAAGCAAAATAGATCTGTCAAGTTCCCTCTGAATGAGAGCCAGTTAATCCAGCCAAcctatgagaaaaaaaacccagaacaacaGACGTTACATTGATGTCAGGAATCATGCTAACAAAACCAAGGTTAAAATCAACAGCACTTCCAGGTACATCCCCAGGATAGAGCGTCTTCAAACACCTTAGATGCTGTTTCAATCACAGCTTTGCTCCCAGCAAAGATTCTTAGTGTAGCACAGATCTCTGACTTGAGAAGTTACACAGTTAAAACTGCCCTGGTTAGAAGAGTGGTTGCTACTGTTTTTAAGCCACATAGAATTACAACTGGAAATAGGCATAAATAGCTAGGCGAGGATGGGATCCCACATTGAGGGTCTAAGCACTTTGATATTGCTATAACAATATCTTTATTACACCAAGTGGCTACTGATGCATTTAAAGCACCACAGTATAGAGAAGCCATAAGTAATACAATTCCAGCTCCATTAGGGGACGTTTATGGGTTTCTCTCCTTGCCTTGTACAAATCACTGCTGTACTTGTGCTGACACCCTATCCCCTTCAACATTCCTTAGACAGATCTATAGATAccaagaaagcaaaagctatgACTGGAGGCCTGCAAAGAAAAACTGTGTTTTTCTAAGACAGTTGCCTATGTGTATGTTCAAATATAGAGGATTATACACCAGTCCCAATACAGTGCAGCTCCTTCTGGCTCCCTCCCACCTGTAGATTTGGGAGCCCAGATTTTGTCCTTTATCACCTCCAACAAGATGAAGGGGAAATTTCTGTCTATGCCATACCCAAGTTCACTCTCCGAGATATTTCTTGTACCCTGTATGTTCATACCCTTCaacataaagaaatacagacacTGGAAATTGGAAAACGTTTGTTGTgctttaagcccagccagcaacaaagcaccacgaagctgctcgctcactcctccccccggccacagtgggatgaggaggagaaaatacaaagaaaagctcgtgggtcgagacaaggactgggagggatcactccccacttatggtcacgggcaaaagacaggctcagcttggggaagaaacaaaatcaatttaatttactacaaatcaaagcaaaacgaggataatgggaagtaaaaccaaatcttgaATCAccatccccccacccctcccttctcctcaggcacaactccactcccaattttctccacctcctcccctcagcggtgcagggggacaggaatggggtttggggtcagttcatcacacgttgtctctgccgctccttcctcctcagggggaggaggactcctcactcccgtggggtcccttccatgggaggcagtcctgcacgaacttccctggcatgggtcctttccgcgggctgatcttcagtcacagcctgctccagcacgggctttcccatggagtcccggccatcttggggggcgtccatccccctgctccagcgtgggctcctctctccccgggctgcaggtgggcatctgctctcccgctcccctccgtgggctgggggggggacagcctgccatctcaccatgggctgcaggggcatcccctcctctggcacacctcctctcctccttcctcactgacctcagcATCTGCAGAGGTGTccctctcacattccaatcccccctCTCACTACcagttccccttcttaaatctgttctcccagaggcgctaccactgtcactgactgggttggccttggccagcggcaggtccgaCTGGGAGCaaggaagcttctagcagcttcttgcAGGAGCTgaccctgcagccccttccctgctaccaaaaccccaccacacaaacccaaaacaatgcTCCACAGTTCCCAGAAGGTAGAATTCAAGGCACCTGCgatgctcccagctctgctgggtttCTAATCAGGGGCTCGCAGGGGCACGAACTGGAAGTGCTGATGAAGTCCGCTGCTCTGTCTACAACACCTGGCTGCAAGCCTGGGCCCGCGTTTCTAACACCCGCTATGAGCAGGTCGTCCCAGCCTTTGCATTCAGTTCAGCTCTGCTCACAACGTCTGGCTCTGAGCTCAATCCAGTTTCTTTACACGGCGCACACGCGTGTTGGTTGAGTCTGGATTCAGGCTCCTGGCATAGTTCCAGCTCTTCAGCAAACAATAACTAATTAAATTAACTCATGAAACAGAACACAGTATTAAGAATTTCACTTCAACACCACAGAATTGTATTATTATAGATCTCATTCACGAAGCACTGTGAAGCAAGACTTTTAAACTACTTCTGTGTTCTGTCCTTATTCCCAGAGAGAAAAGAATTGAATActtattaaattaaatatatgcatTATGGAGTTTTTTTGGTTCATTTCtcattgttccttttttttcccccaaaaatgacaaaaccagaatttaCATATTCAACCTGAAAGCTGAACTCTAAATGCTCTTCACTGGGCAAAGCATGTCTGTTATCTGTTTGGTTAGCTAAGAAGGGGCACTGATAGGCTCCAGAAGGAGCTGAGTTCAGTCAGCACATGTTTCTCCCTCAGCTGGCAAATGGCAAAACTCTGTGGCACCAAAAGTGAGGGCCACAAAAaagatcagagggctggaataCCTCTCCTATggagagaggctgggagagttggggttgttcagcgTGGAGAAGGCGGCTCTGGCGAGACCCTGTTgcggcctttcaatacttaaagggggcttataagaaagatggacaAAGAgtttttaccagggcctgtagtgataggacaaggggtaatggttttaaactaaaagcaGGTAggtttagactagatataaggaagaagttctttactatgagggtggtgaggcactcaaacaggttgcccagagcagttgtggctgccccatccctggaagtgttcaaggccaggttggatggggctttgagcaacctggtccagtggaaggtgtccctgcccatggcagggaggttgaactagatggtctttgaaggtcccttccaacccaaacccattctatgattctatgaattgaATAGAAAGTGCAATGAGGAATTGAGAAAAAGATGGAGGAAACTCATCCTCATCTTTCTTGCAGTACCTTGTACTCTCTTACCAAAAGTGTCACCTGATGGCCCAAAACTTTAACAGATTGTGGTAAGATGACCatggctggctgccagatgcccacccagccactctctccttctcccttctcaacaggacaggggcagaaaacaagatgaaaaagctcatgggtcaagataaagacaggaagaTCATTTCCCAAGTATCATCACAGGCAAAATAGACTTcacttagggaaaattaatttaatttattgccaattaaaatagaattGGATGGTGaggaacaaagacaaaaaagctaaaatacCTTCCCTCACtcactcccttttttttcctaggctcaacttcactccttcattcacgactcctccatcccaccagttgctccctccctgccttgtGCTCCCAGAGACACTGAACCTCCGGGTGCTACGGCAGTATATATAAACAAATTGGtaaatgatgatgatgatgtacATTAAACCCTAAGTACCATATCAGGCTAATGCATTTCAAATGTACAAGTAGAGCAATACATTAATTTGCcacttattttcttctctaaatCTCTTACATGGGTTTAGAACAAAGTTAATTAAGGCATTTAAGATTATGAACATGGTGCTAAGAGGTCGTTTGTTCCTCTTGTTTACACTGCCCCCAATATGATTAGTAGCAATGCAAATGAAGATAGTTTTGAAAAAACTTCGTGGAAGTACCTGATTCACTGAAAGCATCTTCACACACAGTGTGCGAGACAGGCCATGGTGGTACACTTCAGAGACCAGACCAAATAATTTGGTTTAATGTTGCTGGTACAAATTGATCAACATGAGGGTCAGGAAAGATCTGTCCCTTCTCAGATACAGGGCACTGCACAACCTCAGTACGCTGCCAGTTGAGATTAACCTCTTAAAGCAGCCAGTGCTAGCCAGAGACACAGACTTCAAATGTATGTGTAATTACATTGCTTTTAAGAGAAAGGACAATAAAATACTGTCCAGGCAGAGATTAATCTCAGGCAGTGTTAGCATTGCTCCTGTGCTTCCTACAGAGTTAG contains:
- the MTUS2 gene encoding microtubule-associated tumor suppressor candidate 2 isoform X1, whose amino-acid sequence is MSAPLIPNKSCYAQLQDNRSEIKNNNESIMSVGDTNANQIVTKVRTAEGDIKKHDLTDESGNIHSGGSEKVTHLNTEQNKLLTFKDSQTCHTSVQESKLPYTTSREMGKDCRTSEAKDISRHNRISRGQSLSNLKSSTNDANLEVTSKGDVDFTQNFSKGKMPRTVEMERIKRLSLGRPSKFSPQSETFAKDCVGRVSCKRLLSASLDSIDRSHHLIGNTEKSQKTSTDHFLGMVFHPLDNTSEENTVFYSKPPTSGNKKISKPENVPNVNVESTLHTSHSQHSAVKPNEIASKSEAQLGQGNKSKKLELKTAPSLQSKPVCQQKIERIMLVEFLGCSKDENTAMQEQKGSGSDASKFQISHFQDACNKVGDPLSSQVVTYPDDKLLSDNVTIGGEGRGSNDSGNRATSQAGEEYFTDEEVETIFSLTCSSKSSGKVTPRKNENLQEVDAGCAETVGEQICLTHNTNLPDSKPLKANENKLMLVKGSTEDAAVPASDLSDQHRVRSAETVSNQRPDNRDSDAETLDFSVPSKKTANAQKHLPEDAPESCEAPESCNVSAKADAFLCVPTPVRPVATLDVNSQPTLSNSNLKDLYALHVDKLSPSSVLPPIDNTQLLNISPKVPIKTACSSAIPKPILVHSKGSLADKAGVDSDCSEKLEESVEMKPAIPRPKPVRPKIITYIRRNPRSIEQLDPSFAPAGLPFGSPACGMPISTEQKVSNGGEAKPTSILYDKFKPDLQKPRLFSSGLVVSGIRPPGHHFGPMSEKFLQEVGERPAKEEFCPPSYTHYEVPPSFYRSAMILKPQLGLGAVSRLPSAKSRILIASQRSSGSCLHQQGEITSAPSLYHPDTSVDLKKGSCSSAAKSNLPKPCQSGLRPPGYSRLPAAKLAAFGFVRSSSVSSVSSNQSNDSAQSDQSRTTNRSSFGNEEQTTPKVSAPSKDVPKGSSKSTTQVLSSTAPSRRSLLPAPKTATAPAGLKKEVQKDQDANRPAVSSPKRSAVTATKLHSPGHTKQRPATPKNGFSPKPGESRDAEKQFVQRLKEKCDEQSQQLSNIRDELKRASCGFDVFAITTQHFFRQNENALVKIKELGVELAKIRNEVALNTVRWKKLQSEKEELERCFEEEVKQLCRRQQEELQVLEQRLQEEYNTKKESLQEQHRLQLEQVQLQHQDQVEDITAVHEAAMLQLENNHLVAITVLQDENDCKIQELTTAHKLEKAQLEENFEKLRLSLQDQIDTLTFQNQSLKAKADRFEEALKKNTEEQLKIERAPYLHLEKDLKSLKHVLEMKNHQIHEQEKMIMKLEKQAEKNLKLEEKITMLQQQNEELRARIEQNTVITRQLSEENANLQEYVEKEVEEKKKLSRTNEELLWKLQEGDAVSPVKLPPTSSTSFYRCSSGNSSPAKVRTLRR